One genomic region from Ammospiza caudacuta isolate bAmmCau1 chromosome 1, bAmmCau1.pri, whole genome shotgun sequence encodes:
- the GALR1 gene encoding galanin receptor type 1, giving the protein MEPREPAAAPLNLSRAAAETPRGEFNLSGLPEAEGKPLFGIGIENFITLIVFGLIFTLGVLGNTLVITVLARSKPGKRRSTTNIFILNLSIADLAYLLFCIPFQSTVYVLPTWVLGAFICKFIHYFFTISMLVSIFTLSAMSVDRYVAIVHSRRSSALRVPRNAMLGVGLIWALSFAMASPVAHHQRIFHRETSNQTFCWEFWPNPRHKKVYVICTFVFGYLLPLLLISFCYAKVLNHLHKKLKNMSKKSEASKKKTAQTVLVVVVVFGISWLPHHVIHLWAEFGVFPLTQASFLFRVTAHCLAYSNSSVNPIIYAFLSENFRKAYKQVFKCQIGNESLLNDAKENKSRIDTPPSTNCTHV; this is encoded by the exons ATGGAGCCCCGAGAGCCCGCGGCGGCGCCCCTCAACCTGTCCCGAGCCGCGGCAGAGACGCCCCGCGGGGAGTTCAACCTGTCCGGGCTGCCGGAGGCGGAGGGGAAGCCCCTCTTCGGCATCGGCATCGAGAACTTCATCACCTTGATCGTCTTCGGTTTAATCTTcaccctgggggtgctgggcaACACGCTGGTCATCACGGTGCTGGCGAGGAGCAAGCCAGGCAAGCGCCGAAGCACCACCAACATCTTCATCCTCAACCTGAGCATTGCCGACCTGGCCTACCTGCTCTTCTGCATCCCCTTCCAGTCCACGGTCTACGTGCTCCCCACCTGGGTGCTGGGAGCCTTCATCTGCAAGTTCATCCACTACTTCTTCACCATCTCCATGCTGGTGAGCATCTTCACGCTCTCGGCCATGTCTGTGGACCGGTATGTGGCCATCGTGCACTCCCGACGCTCCTCAGCCTTGCGCGTTCCCCGGAACGCGATGCTGGGCGTGGGGCTCATCTGGGCACTCTCCTTCGCCATGGCCTCGCCCGTGGCTCACCACCAGCGCATCTTCCACCGCGAGACCAGCAACCAGACCTTCTGCTGGGAGTTCTGGCCCAACCCACGCCACAAGAAGGTCTACGTGATCTGCACGTTCGTCTTCGGGTATCTGCTCCCGCTGCTGCTCATCTCCTTCTGCTACGCCAAG GTTCTTAATCATCTGCATAAGAAGTTAAAAAACATGTCAAAGAAGTCAGAAGCATCCAAGAAAAAG ACAGCACAGACTGTGTTGGTGGTGGTAGTGGTTTTTGGCATCTCCTGGCTGCCTCATCACGTGATCCATCTCTGGGCTGAATTTGGAGTTTTCCCACTGACTCAAGCCTCCTTTCTCTTCAGGGTAACTGCACACTGCCTGGCTTACAGCAATTCTTCTGTGAACCCAATCATATATGCATTTCTGTCTGAAAATTTTAGGAAGGCCTACAAACAAGTCTTCAAATGCCAGATTGGTAATGAGTCACTTCTGAATGATgctaaggaaaataaaagtcgGATAGATACACCACCCTCTACCAATTGTACCCACGTGTGA